Proteins from one Belonocnema kinseyi isolate 2016_QV_RU_SX_M_011 chromosome 8, B_treatae_v1, whole genome shotgun sequence genomic window:
- the LOC117178803 gene encoding synaptic vesicle glycoprotein 2B-like isoform X1, with protein sequence MSSSEESQWLVGSGVGLASLRGNAPTSGVGERSLGIRGGLYTEEMTTQPAKGAAADASSTSVDPAEHDLIDSTADATLLAQFHEDAIKQAGVGYFQLLATLYTGLSLAADTVEFFVVPYILPSAEVELCIEDSEKGWLGNITLLGLALGGLCWGGLGDRLGRRRALISAMSVHSIFSGVATFMPTYGTFMTARLCSAIGVGGALPLAFAYVAECCPRSSRGRWVGALVCAGALGGVYAALLAMAIVPTTGDMIVLENKEHFSAWHRFLLLCCLPALSSTIGLIFLPESPRYLVEAGRDVEAMMVYQRIYKKNDRKKGAGGAQYQLSELELPNKRPRTLAPPSPPNNTSVLGDITYSIEMFWNSFLELFSSPHLRATVVLLVIWSATAFGLYGVMVWCPEYLKLLRAIEYESHTEVLQGQELTNITFTGSLENQKYKDSKFFNCKFNKMIFSHVDFDNCTFQAVFFNGIKSSKTHFTDSIIENSKFVDTDLSAQVFVRCKLENNSQLSLTSPCPTLDLDYNIYIEEALYGHLVGQIMFVISAAFSGFILTNLQRPKMIGISLFLSSIVALSLILTDTSRTAVLSFEGGFIAIFAVAWTSLILATVESYPIHLRCTGFGLMAAAIRISGLIGTATYQSLVGAPLIVPALLTAVALLLGSIATFKLPQTHSVFL encoded by the exons ATGTCCTCGTCAGAGGAAAGCCAGTGGCTTGTGGGCAGTGGAGTTGGTTTAGCCTCCTTACGGGGCAACGCACCGACTTCTGGAGTTGGAGAACGTTCTTTGGGTATTAGGGGTGGATTATACACCGAGGAAATGACCACACAACCAGCCAAAGGAGCTGCTGCCGATGCTAGTTCAACATCGGTAGATCCGGCTGAACACGATCTTATTGACTCCACCGCTGATGCTACTCTTCTTGCACAATTTCACGAAGATGCTATTAAACag GCTGGCGTTGGCTACTTTCAACTTTTGGCTACACTTTACACCGGTTTGAGTCTTGCCGCcgacacagttgaattttttgttgtaccTTACATTCTTCCAAGTGCAGAAGTTGAACTCTGTATAGAAGATAGTGAAAAAGGATGGCTAG gaaacaTCACACTCTTGGGTCTCGCCCTGGGAGGACTTTGCTGGGGAGGCTTAGGAGATCGTCTTGGAAGACGAAGAGCCTTAATATCAGCGATGTCGGTACATTCAATTTTCAGTGGCGTTGCTACCTTCATGCCAACTTATGGGACTTTCATGACTGCTAGACTTTGCTCTGCCATTGG TGTTGGTGGAGCATTGCCCCTGGCATTCGCATATGTGGCTGAATGTTGCCCTAGGTCAAGCAGAGGTCGATGGGTAGGAGCACTTGTATGTGCAGGGGCACTCGGTGGAGTTTACGCAGCTTTACTAGCTATGGCGATAGTCCCAACCACTGGAGACATGATCGTTCTGGAAAATAAGGAACACTTTAGTGCCTGGCATCGTTTCCTTTTGCTTTGTTGTTTACCTGCCCTCAGCTCCACCATAGGTCTCATATTTTTGCCCGAGAGCCCGAGATATCTCGTCGAAGCTGGTCGTGATGTTGAAGCTATGATGGTCTACCAG AGGATATACaagaaaaatgacagaaaaaaaggAGCAGGTGGGGCTCAATATCAACTTTCAGAACTGGAACTTCCCAATAAAAGACCTCGCACTTTAGCACCGCCCTCTCCACCCAACAACACAAGTGTTTTGGGCGATATTACGTACTCAATCGaaatg TTTTGGAATTCGTTCCTTGAGCTTTTTTCTTCTCCGCATCTGCGGGCGACTGTTGTACTTCTAGTCATTTGGTCAGCCACTGCTTTtgg ACTCTATGGAGTAATGGTGTGGTGTCCAGAATACCTGAAACTTCTAAGAGCAATAGAGTATGAGTCTCACACCGAAGTCTTGCAGGGCCAAGAACTCACAAACATCACTTTTACCGGTTCTTTGGAAAACCAGAAATATAAAGACTCGAAGTTTTTTAACTGCAA atttaataAAATGATATTCAGTCACGTTGATTTTGACAATTGCACCTTCCAGGCTGTATTCTTTAACGGTATAAAATCTAGCAAGACGCATTTTACAGACAGTATTATCGAAAATTCCAA ATTTGTAGACACAGATCTCTCGGCGCAGGTTTTTGTGAGatgtaaattagaaaataatagtCAACTAAGTTTAACTAGTCCCTGTCCAACGTTGGATTTGGATTATAATATTTACATCGAGGAGGCTCTTTATGGCCATCTCGTGGGACAAATTATGTTTGTCATATCTGCAGCTTTTTCTGGATTTATCCTAACTAATTTGCAGAGACCAAAGATGATTG GTATCTCGTTATTTCTTTCTTCCATCGTTGCACTTAGCTTGATTCTGACCGACACAAGCAGAACTGCTGTTCTGAGCTTCGAAGGCGGGTTTATCGCCATTTTTGCAGTTGCTTGGACGTCTTTAATTCTCGCCACAGTTGAGAGTTACCCCATACATTTaag ATGTACAGGATTTGGTTTAATGGCAGCTGCAATACGAATATCAGGTTTAATAGGCACGGCGACGTACCAATCGCTTGTAGGCGCACCGCTGATCGTACCTGCACTACTGACTGCGGTGGCTTTACTTTTAGGTAGTATCGCCACCTTTAAATTGCCACAAACTCACTCAGTCTTCTTATAA
- the LOC117178803 gene encoding synaptic vesicle glycoprotein 2B-like isoform X2, whose translation MEDQDYPEECIIQTKHSPREVPGYLKDFPAGVGYFQLLATLYTGLSLAADTVEFFVVPYILPSAEVELCIEDSEKGWLGNITLLGLALGGLCWGGLGDRLGRRRALISAMSVHSIFSGVATFMPTYGTFMTARLCSAIGVGGALPLAFAYVAECCPRSSRGRWVGALVCAGALGGVYAALLAMAIVPTTGDMIVLENKEHFSAWHRFLLLCCLPALSSTIGLIFLPESPRYLVEAGRDVEAMMVYQRIYKKNDRKKGAGGAQYQLSELELPNKRPRTLAPPSPPNNTSVLGDITYSIEMFWNSFLELFSSPHLRATVVLLVIWSATAFGLYGVMVWCPEYLKLLRAIEYESHTEVLQGQELTNITFTGSLENQKYKDSKFFNCKFNKMIFSHVDFDNCTFQAVFFNGIKSSKTHFTDSIIENSKFVDTDLSAQVFVRCKLENNSQLSLTSPCPTLDLDYNIYIEEALYGHLVGQIMFVISAAFSGFILTNLQRPKMIGISLFLSSIVALSLILTDTSRTAVLSFEGGFIAIFAVAWTSLILATVESYPIHLRCTGFGLMAAAIRISGLIGTATYQSLVGAPLIVPALLTAVALLLGSIATFKLPQTHSVFL comes from the exons ATGGAAGATCAAGATTATCCAGAGGAATGTATCATTCAAACAAAACACTCGCCGCGAGAAGTGCCAGGATACCTAAAGGATTTCCCA GCTGGCGTTGGCTACTTTCAACTTTTGGCTACACTTTACACCGGTTTGAGTCTTGCCGCcgacacagttgaattttttgttgtaccTTACATTCTTCCAAGTGCAGAAGTTGAACTCTGTATAGAAGATAGTGAAAAAGGATGGCTAG gaaacaTCACACTCTTGGGTCTCGCCCTGGGAGGACTTTGCTGGGGAGGCTTAGGAGATCGTCTTGGAAGACGAAGAGCCTTAATATCAGCGATGTCGGTACATTCAATTTTCAGTGGCGTTGCTACCTTCATGCCAACTTATGGGACTTTCATGACTGCTAGACTTTGCTCTGCCATTGG TGTTGGTGGAGCATTGCCCCTGGCATTCGCATATGTGGCTGAATGTTGCCCTAGGTCAAGCAGAGGTCGATGGGTAGGAGCACTTGTATGTGCAGGGGCACTCGGTGGAGTTTACGCAGCTTTACTAGCTATGGCGATAGTCCCAACCACTGGAGACATGATCGTTCTGGAAAATAAGGAACACTTTAGTGCCTGGCATCGTTTCCTTTTGCTTTGTTGTTTACCTGCCCTCAGCTCCACCATAGGTCTCATATTTTTGCCCGAGAGCCCGAGATATCTCGTCGAAGCTGGTCGTGATGTTGAAGCTATGATGGTCTACCAG AGGATATACaagaaaaatgacagaaaaaaaggAGCAGGTGGGGCTCAATATCAACTTTCAGAACTGGAACTTCCCAATAAAAGACCTCGCACTTTAGCACCGCCCTCTCCACCCAACAACACAAGTGTTTTGGGCGATATTACGTACTCAATCGaaatg TTTTGGAATTCGTTCCTTGAGCTTTTTTCTTCTCCGCATCTGCGGGCGACTGTTGTACTTCTAGTCATTTGGTCAGCCACTGCTTTtgg ACTCTATGGAGTAATGGTGTGGTGTCCAGAATACCTGAAACTTCTAAGAGCAATAGAGTATGAGTCTCACACCGAAGTCTTGCAGGGCCAAGAACTCACAAACATCACTTTTACCGGTTCTTTGGAAAACCAGAAATATAAAGACTCGAAGTTTTTTAACTGCAA atttaataAAATGATATTCAGTCACGTTGATTTTGACAATTGCACCTTCCAGGCTGTATTCTTTAACGGTATAAAATCTAGCAAGACGCATTTTACAGACAGTATTATCGAAAATTCCAA ATTTGTAGACACAGATCTCTCGGCGCAGGTTTTTGTGAGatgtaaattagaaaataatagtCAACTAAGTTTAACTAGTCCCTGTCCAACGTTGGATTTGGATTATAATATTTACATCGAGGAGGCTCTTTATGGCCATCTCGTGGGACAAATTATGTTTGTCATATCTGCAGCTTTTTCTGGATTTATCCTAACTAATTTGCAGAGACCAAAGATGATTG GTATCTCGTTATTTCTTTCTTCCATCGTTGCACTTAGCTTGATTCTGACCGACACAAGCAGAACTGCTGTTCTGAGCTTCGAAGGCGGGTTTATCGCCATTTTTGCAGTTGCTTGGACGTCTTTAATTCTCGCCACAGTTGAGAGTTACCCCATACATTTaag ATGTACAGGATTTGGTTTAATGGCAGCTGCAATACGAATATCAGGTTTAATAGGCACGGCGACGTACCAATCGCTTGTAGGCGCACCGCTGATCGTACCTGCACTACTGACTGCGGTGGCTTTACTTTTAGGTAGTATCGCCACCTTTAAATTGCCACAAACTCACTCAGTCTTCTTATAA